DNA sequence from the Vibrio pelagius genome:
ATACGTGGGTCTAATACACCATATAAAATATCTACGGTGAGATTCACTAAAATAACGATCAGTGCTAAGGCGATCACGCTCCCTTGTAGAACAGGAAAATCACGTTGTGCAATCGCATCAAACGCTAAACTGCCCATCCCCGGGCGAGCAAACACCTGCTCAATAATCACCACGCCACCCATTAGGTTGCCAAATTGCAAACCTAAATAAGTCACCAGAGGAATGGCACAGTTACGCAGTGCATGCTTATATAGAACCACCTTTTCACTCACCCCTTTACCACGCGCAACAGTAATGTATTGCGAACCTAAAGTGTCAAGCATAGTAGTACGGACCAGTCGAATATTGGTAGTAGCCAAAATAAGGCCAAGAGTCACAGTGGGTAAAATAAGGCTTGATAAACCTTCGTTACCACTTGCAGGCAGCCAGCCAAGGGTGACAGAGAAAATTAAGACAAAAATTAAGCCTAACCAGAAATTTGGAAACGACAAACCAATTAAAGAGATGACTCTGAGTAATTGATCTGGCCATCGCCCTTTATTCACCGCGGCGTATATTCCCGCTGGTAATGAGATGACGACAGAGAGTAGTAACGCTAGTACAGCCAGAAGCAATGTTTCTGGTAGTGCTTCGATAACCATATCAGCGACTGGCATCTTGGTATAAAAACTCGTGCCAAGGTCACCTTGAAACAAATTGAACACATAGGTCTGGAACTGAATCCAGAAAGGTTGATCTACGCCTAGACGCGCTCGGAGATCTGCGAGCTCTTCTGCGGTAATACTGCCAGCACCATCACCCAACATTAACGCTGTCGGATCGCCCGACAAACGAATAGCCCAAAAGACAATTAATGTAACAGCAAGCACGACAAACAGCGCTTGAAGAAAACGCTTAGCTAAAAACTGACTCATAATAATTTCTTATTTTAGTGGTATAAATACCCGAACTAAAAGCTAATGATGTGGGACACGATTAATACTCATGCCCCACCACCTTTAACCAAGAAGGTTCATTAGTTAACGGAAACTTCGTTGAATCGGAATCGGTTATCCGAAGGACCTTGGAAGTTTTGTACGCGGTTATTCACACCGTATAAGGTTTTCATGCTATACAACGGGATCTCGATGTATTCATCTTGAACAAACTGCGCCACATTTTTCAGAATTGGTAGTCGTTTTTCAGGATCAAAGTAGCTGCGTTGTTCTTCTAGCCATTTATCCAATTCTGCGTAGCTATCGTATGGGTTCCAGCGCTCTCCGGTGTGGTACATCAAGTACGCAGTATTGTCATAATCCATCGTCCAGCCGCCCCAAGAGTTTTGGTACATCTCACCGGTTTTGCCTTTTGGCATAATTTCAGATAGGTAGATGCCCGTCTCGTATGGCTTCACTATCGCATTAATACCAACCATGCTCAGGTAGCCTGCTGCCGCTTGTGCTACTTCACCAAAAGTCGAGTTTTCTGAACGATAGTTAATCTCCAACGTAGCGCCACGCTTTACACCCGCTTCCTTCAACAGCTTTTGAGCTTGTTGAGGGTCATAGCCATCAATTCGCATTGTATCGTCATAGCCAAATGACATAGCACTCTGGAAGCTAGAGATCATTTCACCCTGTCCCATTAGGATGGTGTCAATAATCGTTTGACGGTCAATAGCAAGGGTCAATGCTTTACGTACACGAACATCTTTTGTTAAGCCATTTTGGGTATTCAAGCGGAAAGCGTAGGTAGTCGGCCCCGGAACACTCACAAGCTTGCTCTTACTTGACTGTTCAAGCTGCGGCACTAACGCTGTCGGTACATTATCAATCACATCGACACGGCCGGCTTCAAGTTCAGCAACACGTGTTGCAGCTTCTTTAATAAAACGGAACTTCACCGTATCGACTTGCGCTGTGGTTCCCCAGAACTTATCAAAACGCTCTAGCATGACGGATGTTTTCGGCTTGTAATCGACCATTTTGAATGGACCCGTACCCACAGGGTGGCGATTAAAATAATCCGTGCCATGTTCAGCAAGGTATTTAGGCGGAACGATCATTGCTCCATAACCTGCCAACTTGGTTAGAATAACTGGGTCAGGTTTAGCCATATGAAAATCAACGGTATACGGGTCAATAATTTCTACAGAACCAATTGATGTATAGTTTGAGCGCTGCGGCCCAGACTTACCTTCATCTCCTAGCAAACGATCAAAGGTAAATTTTACGGCTGTTGCGTCAAACGCTTCACCATTGTGAAAACTCACGCCTTTACGTAAGTTAAAACGGATACGTGTATTCCCATCTAATACCTCCCAAGACTCAGCCAAAGCAGGCTTAAGCTTCAGGTTTACATCACGCTCTAATAGGCCATCATAAACATTGTTCGCAACTGCAGACCAAGCCACCATGTACGTATCGATTGGGTCCCAGTTACCGGCATCGCTAGGTATGGCAACTGTTAGCTGATCTTGTGCAATAGCCGCTGTCGACATCATTAAGACGCCGGATAATGCAATTCCTTTGTATATAGTGTTTAAGCTAAACGCTTTCATCAATAACTCCTTTTGATTCGATCACACAGACTCAGCAACCCAATGCTGCTCTGAAATGGCTTGTAGTGTGTGTATCTGAGGGGGATTAGTTACTTGTCGAATTGGACTTGGAATTTCACCTTCAAACGGGACAAATTCCTTATCAGTACGTGTGGGATCAGCAACAGGCACCGACGACAGTAGTTTTTTCGTGTAGGAATGTTGCGGGTTCTCAAAGATCGCTTGTCGAGTACCGTACTCAACAAACTGCCCTAAGTAGAGAACGGCAACACGGTGACTTATCTTTTCAACCACTGCCATATCATGAGTAATGAACAAGAAAGCTAATTTGTATTTGCTTTGTAATTCCATCAGCAAATTTAAGATTCGAGCTTGAATCGACACATCCAAGGCTGCGATAGATTCATCAGCAATAATAAGTTCGGGATCACAAGCCAGTGCGCGCGCAATGCCAACACGGGCTCTTTGACCACCTGATAGCTCATGAGGGAATCGGTTTGCATAGCTTTCATCAAGACCGACTTGCTCCAGTAGTTCGACCAGTCTTGCGTGCATCGCGTGTTTATCTGTGATCAACTTGTGCGTCTGAATTGGTTCTACAATGCTCTGCCCGACCGTTCGTTTAGGATTTAAGGCTGCAAAAGCATCTTGGAAGATATATTGAATCTTTTGCCTCAAGACTTTTTGGCCGCTCTTATCTTCAGCGAAAATCGAGTTTCCTTTAAAGCGGATATCGCCTTCGCTGATCGGCAAGAGTTGCTGAATTGTCCGCCCAATGGTCGACTTCCCGGAGCCTGACTCACCTACTAGCGCCAGTGTTTCACCGGGATAGATATCAAACGACACTTTTTCTACGGCAAAAATTCGATGGGTTGGCTTACCCCAAAAGTTTTTCTTCACATTGAAATAGGTAGAAACAGCATCAACTTCTAGCAGAGGCTTTGAGTAGTCTGACGTGTCTTGAACTGCTGATTCACCGATCGTTTTTAGTGTGCCATTATCGTACGTCAGCAAAGGTAGGCGTTTTGGAAAAGCCTCTCCCACCATGCTGCCCAAGGTAGGTACAGCCGCAAGAAGCGCTTGTGTATATGGGTGCTCTGGAGACAAAAATATATCTTTAACATCGCCTTGCTCTAATACTTTGCCTTGATGCATCACAACCACACGATCAGCGACTTCTGCCACAACCCCCATGTCATGTGTGATAAAGATGACAGCTGTATTAAACTCTTGTTGAAGCTCTCGAATAAGGTGCAAAATCTGAGCTTGAATACTCACATCAAGAGCAGTAGTCGGCTCATCTGCAATCAACAGCTTAGGCTCACACGACAGTGCCATGGCAATCATCACTCGCTGACGCATACCACCAGAAAGTTGGTGTGGGTAACGAGAAAATAGAAGTTCTGCGTCTGGTAGGCGAACCTTCTCTAGTAATTGAATGGTCTTCTGCTTCGCTTGAGCCATAGATAGAGGCTGGTGAAGGGTGATCGCTTCGCAAATTTGCTCGCCAACCGTAAGAACCGGATTGAGTGATGTCATCGGCTCTTGGTAGATCATCGCAATATCATTCCCACGCAGCGCTTCCACATCAGACTTAGGTAGCTTCAAAATATCAACACTAGCTTGCTGTGCATTTGGAGCAAAGTGAATACTACCGTCAATATCAACCGCTGCATTTTGCTCTAGAAGACGCATGATCGACATTGATGTTACTGATTTTCCTGAGCCTGATTCACCAACAATCGCCAATGTTTCACCCGGGTGAACACTGAAACTCAACCTATCAACGGCTTTGGTTTGGCTTTTCCCAAACACGACCGTCAAGTTATCTACCGTTAATAACGGTGATACACCACTTTCCATGTGCAGCCTCTGCATCTTATTCAAATCAATATCTACCGACCTCTTGTCGATAGAATGCTCAAAAAACAAACTTAAATTTACAATCTCAACTTGGCTTTTGAATAATTATGTACAACACCAATACCCTACTTCTATTGTGTAAACTAATCTACCCCGCAAACATTTGTCAATAAATTACCAATAATTCATTAACAAAGTGTTAGCAATGTGTATTATGGGTTTATAAGATAAATGCAAATGGATAGATAAATGACAAAGCGCAATATTGTTTCCGCGTCACGGTTAGTTTCACAAGACTCTCCCGAGTTATCTGAAATGGAGTTCGGATTAACCATACTTCACCACACTTATGAACGGTGGTTAACTCGCTGTATGCATGCTTCTGGTGGCCAAGAAATGACGCGAATCGAGGTGCTAATTCTTCATCACATTGCTCATAAGAACTCGGCTAAGCGGGTGGGAGATATTGGTTTTGTGCTGAATATTGAAGATACGCACATCGTGACTTACGCTTTGAAAAAATTAGTAAAAATGGACTATGTCAGCGTTGAGCGCATTGGCAAAGAAGCTTTCTATTCGATCACAGAAAGCGGCAGCGAGCTTTGTGATAACTACCGAGAGGTTCGTGAAGCTTGCCTCATCGATATATTAAAGGAGTCAGGAATTGCCAACGAAAGTATTGGGGACTGTGCTCGTACGTACGCTTGCGGGTCTTTATGATCAAGCGTCTAGGGCCAGCGCCTCTCTTTAATTCATTTTCATTGCATTCTAAATAGGGCATATATGGACATTACCGAAAAGAAGAATATTTTGATCAACTGCGATATGGGTGAAAGCTATGGAACTTGGACATTAGGTCAAGATTCGATGGTCATGCCTCATATTGATATGGCAAACATCGCATGTGGATTCCACGCTTCTGATCCTGTCAATATGGAAAATACGGTTGTATTAGCAAAACAGTCTGGGACACATATTGGTGCCCACCCGGGCTACCCCGACCTTTTAGGGTTTGGAAGACGCCCTATGGAACTTTCCGAACAAGAACTGCAAGCCAATATTTGTTATCAAGTAGGGGCGTTACAAGGGATCTGCGCCCTACACGATGTCGAAGTGGAATATGTGAAACCGCATGGTGCGTTGTACAACAAAATGATGCAGGACCCCGCGGTTTTAAAAGTGGTCATGCAAGCCGTTAAACATGCATTGCCGGGTTGCCCACTGGTTGTAATGGCAACACCACAGCAGGCTAGCATTCTGTCACTGGCCCAAGAGGTAGGTGTTGAGCTTTTATTCGAAGCTTTTTCCGACCGAGCTTATTGCGACCAAGGGCTGTTAGTCGACAGAAAAATAGAAGGGGCAACCCACAATAGTGTTGAGAAAATTATCGCCCAGATAAAGCAGATCTTACAATCAGGGACGGTCACAACTATTAGTGGTAATGTTTTATCACTGAACGTTGATACGATATGTATTCATGGCGATGGTCCTCATGCCGCAGCGATCGCTACTCAAATTGGTGAGTTGTCGGTAGGGAAGCAGCATGCAAGTTGAAAGTGTTAATGAAAATACCTGTATCATCTATTTCGGTGAGGTGATCAGCGAAGATACAGCCCATTTGATACAAAAGGCCGTAGTGCGTTTACGACACGCTTTAGGAGTAATATTGCTCGATATTGTGCCTTCATACACATCCATTCTTGTCTGCTTTGATCTAACCAAAACGGATCGTTTTGATATTAAAGCAAAAATCAATCAAGCGCTGATTGAAAGCAGTGACGATATCTCTGTTAATAATGACAGCCTATTGATCGAAATCCCTGTCTACTACGGTTCTGAAGTGGCGCTTGACCTCAACGAAGTCAGCCAACTGACTCAGCGTACTCCGCAACAAGTTATCGACATTCATTCAAGCAAAGAGTACCGAGTGTACGCCATCGGCTTTTCGCCTGGGTTCTCTTATTTAGGTAGCCTTGACCCGAAAATCATCGTGCCAAGAAAATCCAAACCTCGACTAAAAGTACCTACTGGTAGTGTGGGGCTGGCAGACAATCAAACTGCAATTTACCCAAGTTCAACGCCCGGTGGTTGGCAGGTTATTGGCCGAACTCCTCTTACCATGCTGGACTGGCAAAGCGAGACTCTTACTAAGCTTAATATGGGTGACCGTATCCGATTTAAGCCAATCAATAGAGATGAATATCAAGATCTTGGGGGGACATTCGATGGCATTTAAGGTCGTTCACCCTGGCGTATTATCGCTCATTCAAGATACCGGCCGATTCGGTTACCAAAGTATCGGAATCACCAGCGGTGGCCCAATGGATGAACATGCATTCTTCTGGTGCAACCACCTATTAAACAACCCTGTCAATGCCAGTGTTTTAGAAATTACTTTTGGGTTATTGCAATTGGAAGTGACTGCCGCCACCAATATCGCACTTACAGGGGCAAACTTAGGGGCAAAACTCAATGATAAACCCTTGGCGGTTTGGCAAACTTACTCCGTAAAGCCTGGTGATCAATTGCATTTTGAGCAACCTATCAGTGGCTTAAGAGCCTACTTAGGTGTTGCAGGAGGCTTCCATTGTTCACTTCAATTAGGGAGTAGCTCCACCGTTGTTCGCGAACAACTCGGTGGCCTAAATAGCCAAGGTTCGGCACTGAAAGCAGGTGATCTTTTATCTTTTAGATCTTGTGTTCCATTGCCACAGCAAAAAACACCTGACTGGGCCATTGAACATTACGATAAGCCCTTGGCATTAGGGGTCGTCTGCGGATATCAACACAACGATTTTGATAGTGACGCTAAACATCACTTTTTCAACTCGCCGTATACGGTGACACAAAATATTGACCGCATGGGTTATAGACTTAATGGTACCGCAATCCCTTGCTTACGTGACGGCATAATATCTGAAGGGATTGCCTTTGGTGCTATACAAGTTCCAAGCAATGGTCAGCCCATTATACTTATGCGAGATAGGCAAACTATTGGTGGCTATCCTAAAATTGGTACTCTCGGAGGACTAGGGGCTAGCCGTCTTGCTCAGCGATTACCCGATCAAGAGGTGTCATTTAAACCAATGGATATCAGCGAAGCCGAAATAGAACGCCGCCTGTTTCTTCGAACTTTTTTGTAACTCCCACTACTCTCACTCTAGAGCGCTTTGGTTGTCTGGTATCAGGCGCTCATCTGACTTCATGAGAACTCATACTCGCCTAACCTTGTGAGCTATGTCAAAATAGCGGCTCTTACCACCACTCAAATAAAAGAATCACAGATATGAATTTTCAAGCAGCAATTTTTGATATGGATGGGCTACTTCTGGATACCGAGCGCCTGTGTATGCAGATTTTTGAAGAAGCATGTCACGCACAAGGGGTCCCTTTTCTAAAAGATGTTTACCTCGGCATCATCGGCTGCAATGCTAAAACCATCGAACAAATTTTCCGCAACGGTTACGGCGAAGATCTCGACTATCCGGCCCTCAATAATGAGTGGCGCACTCGCTACAGTGCAATCGTAAAGAACCAGGCTATTCCCGTAAAAGAGGGCGTGATTGAGCTCTTAGAGTGGTTGAAATCAAACAACATTCCAGCGGCAGTTGCGACTTCGACTCAACTGGATATCGCCAAGAAGAAACTTGAGTTAGCAGGGTTAGATTCTTACTTCACATCTCTAAGCACTGGCTGTGAGGTAACGAATGGTAAGCCACATCCAGAGATCTACCTATTAGCGGCAGAGCGTCTTGGCGTTGCTCCGGAATCATGCCTTGCCTTTGAAGACTCCAACAACGGTATCCGCGCTTCTATGGCCGCCAACATGATAAGCTTCCAAATCCCCGACTTGGTCGAGCCATGTGAAGAGGTGAAAGCACTCGGCCATACCATTAGCCCATCACTACACGATGTGCTGGCTCAACTACAAAAAGAAGCCGCCTAAAAACTCGAAGTAATTTGGAACCCGTCATGACCCAAGAAAAGTTTGAAACCATTTATCAAAGAGCGGCTCACCGTAAGGGTGGCGAAGCTGAACTTGAGAAGATCGTTCGCAAGCCACTGACCCACGATGAACTGATGCAGATCAGTGATGATCGCTGGCTCGCTGCCTTTACCGAAAAAGTATTTCAGTGTGGTATTTCTTGGAGTGTGGTGAGGAAGAAATGGCCTCAATTCGAAGAGGTATTCTTTGAGTTCAATGTTGAGAAGATGCTGATGCTACCCAATGAGATG
Encoded proteins:
- a CDS encoding 5-oxoprolinase subunit PxpA, translated to MLINCDMGESYGTWTLGQDSMVMPHIDMANIACGFHASDPVNMENTVVLAKQSGTHIGAHPGYPDLLGFGRRPMELSEQELQANICYQVGALQGICALHDVEVEYVKPHGALYNKMMQDPAVLKVVMQAVKHALPGCPLVVMATPQQASILSLAQEVGVELLFEAFSDRAYCDQGLLVDRKIEGATHNSVEKIIAQIKQILQSGTVTTISGNVLSLNVDTICIHGDGPHAAAIATQIGELSVGKQHAS
- a CDS encoding HAD family hydrolase — encoded protein: MNFQAAIFDMDGLLLDTERLCMQIFEEACHAQGVPFLKDVYLGIIGCNAKTIEQIFRNGYGEDLDYPALNNEWRTRYSAIVKNQAIPVKEGVIELLEWLKSNNIPAAVATSTQLDIAKKKLELAGLDSYFTSLSTGCEVTNGKPHPEIYLLAAERLGVAPESCLAFEDSNNGIRASMAANMISFQIPDLVEPCEEVKALGHTISPSLHDVLAQLQKEAA
- a CDS encoding ABC transporter permease is translated as MSQFLAKRFLQALFVVLAVTLIVFWAIRLSGDPTALMLGDGAGSITAEELADLRARLGVDQPFWIQFQTYVFNLFQGDLGTSFYTKMPVADMVIEALPETLLLAVLALLLSVVISLPAGIYAAVNKGRWPDQLLRVISLIGLSFPNFWLGLIFVLIFSVTLGWLPASGNEGLSSLILPTVTLGLILATTNIRLVRTTMLDTLGSQYITVARGKGVSEKVVLYKHALRNCAIPLVTYLGLQFGNLMGGVVIIEQVFARPGMGSLAFDAIAQRDFPVLQGSVIALALIVILVNLTVDILYGVLDPRIREE
- a CDS encoding ABC transporter ATP-binding protein, encoding MESGVSPLLTVDNLTVVFGKSQTKAVDRLSFSVHPGETLAIVGESGSGKSVTSMSIMRLLEQNAAVDIDGSIHFAPNAQQASVDILKLPKSDVEALRGNDIAMIYQEPMTSLNPVLTVGEQICEAITLHQPLSMAQAKQKTIQLLEKVRLPDAELLFSRYPHQLSGGMRQRVMIAMALSCEPKLLIADEPTTALDVSIQAQILHLIRELQQEFNTAVIFITHDMGVVAEVADRVVVMHQGKVLEQGDVKDIFLSPEHPYTQALLAAVPTLGSMVGEAFPKRLPLLTYDNGTLKTIGESAVQDTSDYSKPLLEVDAVSTYFNVKKNFWGKPTHRIFAVEKVSFDIYPGETLALVGESGSGKSTIGRTIQQLLPISEGDIRFKGNSIFAEDKSGQKVLRQKIQYIFQDAFAALNPKRTVGQSIVEPIQTHKLITDKHAMHARLVELLEQVGLDESYANRFPHELSGGQRARVGIARALACDPELIIADESIAALDVSIQARILNLLMELQSKYKLAFLFITHDMAVVEKISHRVAVLYLGQFVEYGTRQAIFENPQHSYTKKLLSSVPVADPTRTDKEFVPFEGEIPSPIRQVTNPPQIHTLQAISEQHWVAESV
- a CDS encoding winged helix DNA-binding protein; this translates as MTKRNIVSASRLVSQDSPELSEMEFGLTILHHTYERWLTRCMHASGGQEMTRIEVLILHHIAHKNSAKRVGDIGFVLNIEDTHIVTYALKKLVKMDYVSVERIGKEAFYSITESGSELCDNYREVREACLIDILKESGIANESIGDCARTYACGSL
- the pxpB gene encoding 5-oxoprolinase subunit PxpB, which translates into the protein MQVESVNENTCIIYFGEVISEDTAHLIQKAVVRLRHALGVILLDIVPSYTSILVCFDLTKTDRFDIKAKINQALIESSDDISVNNDSLLIEIPVYYGSEVALDLNEVSQLTQRTPQQVIDIHSSKEYRVYAIGFSPGFSYLGSLDPKIIVPRKSKPRLKVPTGSVGLADNQTAIYPSSTPGGWQVIGRTPLTMLDWQSETLTKLNMGDRIRFKPINRDEYQDLGGTFDGI
- a CDS encoding biotin-dependent carboxyltransferase family protein; this translates as MAFKVVHPGVLSLIQDTGRFGYQSIGITSGGPMDEHAFFWCNHLLNNPVNASVLEITFGLLQLEVTAATNIALTGANLGAKLNDKPLAVWQTYSVKPGDQLHFEQPISGLRAYLGVAGGFHCSLQLGSSSTVVREQLGGLNSQGSALKAGDLLSFRSCVPLPQQKTPDWAIEHYDKPLALGVVCGYQHNDFDSDAKHHFFNSPYTVTQNIDRMGYRLNGTAIPCLRDGIISEGIAFGAIQVPSNGQPIILMRDRQTIGGYPKIGTLGGLGASRLAQRLPDQEVSFKPMDISEAEIERRLFLRTFL
- a CDS encoding ABC transporter substrate-binding protein, yielding MKAFSLNTIYKGIALSGVLMMSTAAIAQDQLTVAIPSDAGNWDPIDTYMVAWSAVANNVYDGLLERDVNLKLKPALAESWEVLDGNTRIRFNLRKGVSFHNGEAFDATAVKFTFDRLLGDEGKSGPQRSNYTSIGSVEIIDPYTVDFHMAKPDPVILTKLAGYGAMIVPPKYLAEHGTDYFNRHPVGTGPFKMVDYKPKTSVMLERFDKFWGTTAQVDTVKFRFIKEAATRVAELEAGRVDVIDNVPTALVPQLEQSSKSKLVSVPGPTTYAFRLNTQNGLTKDVRVRKALTLAIDRQTIIDTILMGQGEMISSFQSAMSFGYDDTMRIDGYDPQQAQKLLKEAGVKRGATLEINYRSENSTFGEVAQAAAGYLSMVGINAIVKPYETGIYLSEIMPKGKTGEMYQNSWGGWTMDYDNTAYLMYHTGERWNPYDSYAELDKWLEEQRSYFDPEKRLPILKNVAQFVQDEYIEIPLYSMKTLYGVNNRVQNFQGPSDNRFRFNEVSVN